A genomic segment from uncultured Marinifilum sp. encodes:
- a CDS encoding LTA synthase family protein, protein MKFKSILQSRYGGLVIFSFIFLALSFLVRTILLLTDIQNVDLNLVRLLQIYCFGLFYDLITISYFIIPFVFYLLVVPDKIFNSNIHRKISYGFFVVSIGILVFSGIGEWFFWEEFSARYNFIAVDYLVYTHEVISNIKESYPMPIIIMGMLLLSAGIFAIVKKHFDTSINSKSRFVSRFTTSLILLTLPVLAFFTIDKTTAEIQDNTYSNELAHNGIYQIFSAFRNNELDYKSFYQSIDDKKAFINLRKLLKTSNSEFTSDDIFDVKRKITYDGDARKYNVMMITVESLSGSFFTKFGSKDKITPNLDTIAQQSLFFTNFYATGTRTVRAMEALSLSLPPTPGYSIVKRPNNENMFTLGSILKSKGYNTNFIYAGNGYFDNMNYFFGNSGYNIVDKKNFEKNEITFENAWGVCDEDLFAKAAQVADKAYSEGKAFHNFIMTTSNHRPYTYPEGKIDIPSHTGRKGAVKYTDYAIAKFLREAKKHKWFDNTLFVIVADHCASSAGKTSLPVKKYHIPLLIYAPNIIKPKEINTLCSQIDFAPTIMGLLNMDYTSKFFGKDILLNNPNRALIGTYQKIGLLENNKLTVQLPTKRTEAFKISDMEQEASQVDKTELYDAITYYQTASYLFQNKKFNFVQ, encoded by the coding sequence ATGAAATTCAAAAGCATCCTGCAAAGTCGTTATGGAGGTCTTGTAATATTTAGTTTTATTTTCCTCGCACTTTCTTTTTTGGTTAGAACCATTCTACTTCTTACTGACATTCAAAATGTTGATTTAAATCTTGTTCGATTGCTTCAAATTTACTGCTTTGGTTTGTTCTACGATTTAATAACTATTTCCTATTTCATCATTCCATTTGTCTTTTACTTACTTGTTGTACCCGATAAAATATTCAATTCAAACATTCATCGTAAAATATCCTACGGTTTCTTTGTTGTAAGTATTGGTATTCTTGTGTTTTCGGGAATAGGAGAATGGTTTTTCTGGGAAGAATTTAGTGCCCGCTACAATTTTATTGCAGTTGATTATCTGGTTTATACCCACGAGGTAATCTCAAATATTAAAGAATCGTATCCAATGCCAATTATAATTATGGGAATGCTCCTTCTCTCGGCAGGAATATTTGCAATTGTGAAAAAGCATTTCGATACAAGTATCAACTCTAAATCGCGCTTTGTGTCTCGATTTACAACCAGTTTAATTCTTTTGACACTGCCCGTCCTGGCCTTTTTTACCATAGATAAAACAACGGCCGAAATTCAAGATAATACCTACTCAAATGAATTGGCTCACAATGGTATCTACCAAATTTTCTCTGCCTTTAGAAATAACGAATTAGACTATAAATCATTTTATCAATCTATTGATGATAAGAAAGCTTTTATCAATCTGCGAAAGCTTCTTAAAACATCCAATAGCGAATTTACTAGCGATGACATTTTCGATGTAAAAAGAAAAATTACCTATGATGGAGATGCCAGGAAGTATAATGTAATGATGATTACAGTAGAAAGTCTGAGTGGTTCATTTTTCACCAAATTTGGCTCTAAGGATAAGATTACTCCCAATTTGGATACCATTGCTCAGCAATCTCTATTTTTTACCAATTTCTATGCAACCGGAACCAGAACCGTTCGTGCTATGGAAGCCTTAAGCCTTTCTTTACCACCAACACCTGGATATTCAATTGTAAAACGTCCCAACAATGAAAATATGTTTACATTGGGAAGTATCTTAAAATCTAAAGGTTACAACACCAATTTCATATATGCCGGTAATGGTTATTTCGACAATATGAATTACTTTTTTGGTAATAGTGGTTATAATATTGTTGATAAGAAGAATTTTGAAAAGAATGAAATCACCTTTGAAAATGCCTGGGGGGTTTGTGATGAAGATTTATTTGCCAAAGCAGCACAGGTAGCCGACAAGGCTTATTCTGAAGGCAAAGCATTTCATAATTTCATCATGACTACTTCTAACCATCGTCCTTATACTTATCCTGAAGGTAAAATTGATATTCCTTCGCATACCGGAAGAAAAGGAGCTGTAAAATATACCGATTATGCCATTGCTAAATTTTTACGTGAGGCAAAAAAGCATAAATGGTTCGATAATACCCTTTTTGTAATTGTTGCAGATCATTGCGCATCAAGTGCTGGTAAAACATCTCTGCCGGTTAAAAAATATCATATTCCTTTACTGATTTATGCTCCTAATATTATTAAACCCAAAGAAATTAATACTTTGTGTTCTCAAATTGATTTTGCTCCCACTATTATGGGACTCTTAAATATGGATTATACATCAAAATTCTTTGGAAAGGACATATTACTAAATAATCCAAACAGAGCCTTAATAGGAACATATCAAAAAATTGGTTTATTAGAAAATAATAAATTAACCGTTCAATTGCCAACCAAACGAACCGAAGCATTTAAAATATCTGATATGGAACAAGAAGCCTCTCAGGTAGATAAGACAGAACTTTACGATGCTATTACCTACTATCAAACAGCAAGTTATCTATTTCAGAATAAGAAATTTAATTTTGTTCAATAA
- a CDS encoding glutathione peroxidase, producing MKKLALLLIVLVGVYTNQSIAQFKKKKESKKECCSKKKCDGKKFYSFKMNSLQGEELSLSKYKGKVVLVVNTASKCGLTPQYKGLEAMYKKYKDQGFVILGFPSNQFAKQEPGSSEEIASFCQKNYGVSFPMFEKIEVRGENAHPLYKMLTSEKSFKGFDDSESGQKFKGFISKKFPEIYEGDGIKWNFTKFLIDRNGKVVQRIEPNITPESFEEDVKKLL from the coding sequence ATGAAGAAATTAGCATTACTACTAATTGTTTTAGTAGGAGTTTATACCAATCAGTCTATTGCACAGTTCAAAAAGAAGAAAGAAAGTAAGAAAGAATGCTGTTCTAAAAAAAAATGCGACGGTAAAAAGTTCTATAGCTTTAAAATGAACTCTCTGCAAGGCGAAGAGCTTAGCCTTAGTAAGTACAAAGGAAAAGTAGTATTGGTTGTTAATACGGCCAGTAAATGTGGTTTAACTCCTCAATATAAAGGTTTGGAAGCCATGTATAAAAAATACAAAGATCAGGGCTTTGTAATTTTAGGTTTTCCAAGTAATCAATTTGCTAAACAAGAGCCGGGTTCTTCAGAAGAAATAGCAAGCTTTTGTCAAAAGAATTATGGCGTAAGCTTTCCAATGTTCGAGAAAATTGAAGTAAGAGGTGAGAATGCTCATCCTTTATATAAAATGCTTACTTCAGAGAAATCATTTAAAGGATTCGATGATTCTGAATCGGGTCAGAAATTTAAAGGATTTATCAGCAAAAAATTTCCTGAGATATATGAAGGAGATGGAATTAAATGGAACTTTACAAAATTCCTGATTGATAGAAATGGGAAAGTGGTTCAGCGAATTGAACCCAATATAACTCCTGAGAGTTTTGAGGAAGATGTAAAGAAATTATTGTAA
- a CDS encoding lipid-A-disaccharide synthase N-terminal domain-containing protein, with amino-acid sequence MENLSTYAIGFIAQVLFSARLIVQWIKSEKAGNSLSPTIFWQLSILASWLLFVYGLLRNDFAIILGQIIAYSIYIRNLQLQHQWKKLPLLTRFVALATPAMALVCILKNWELNYQQLFQNENIPFWLLIWGVAGQITFTFRFIYQWIYSEHIGESCLPMGFWIISIAGSCMILSYAIYRRDPVLFIGQGFGIIVYARNIILIRKNKLQLNSANQQK; translated from the coding sequence ATGGAAAACCTTTCTACCTATGCAATTGGTTTCATAGCCCAAGTGCTATTCTCTGCGCGTTTAATCGTACAATGGATTAAATCGGAAAAAGCGGGTAATTCGCTCTCCCCAACCATTTTTTGGCAGTTAAGCATTCTTGCTTCCTGGCTGTTATTTGTATACGGACTGTTAAGAAACGACTTTGCCATCATTCTTGGACAGATCATTGCTTATTCCATTTATATTCGGAATTTACAACTTCAACATCAATGGAAAAAACTTCCTTTACTTACACGCTTTGTAGCCTTGGCAACTCCTGCAATGGCCCTTGTATGCATACTTAAAAATTGGGAATTAAATTATCAGCAATTGTTTCAAAATGAAAACATTCCTTTCTGGCTTCTCATTTGGGGAGTAGCGGGACAAATCACATTCACATTTCGTTTTATATATCAATGGATTTATTCTGAACACATAGGCGAATCTTGTCTTCCCATGGGATTCTGGATTATCAGTATTGCAGGTTCGTGCATGATTTTATCTTACGCCATTTATCGTAGAGATCCGGTATTGTTTATCGGACAAGGATTTGGGATCATTGTTTATGCCCGAAATATCATACTAATTAGGAAAAATAAACTTCAATTGAACTCTGCAAATCAACAAAAATGA
- a CDS encoding YegS/Rv2252/BmrU family lipid kinase yields the protein MHTMDKAYKTLIIINPVSGTGKQKQITSVLKKYLNQKKFKADYKLTKYAGHGYELAKDAVKNGYKAIIAVGGDGTINEISRALAFSATALGIIPCGSGNGLARHLGIPMNPKKAIQWINKANIQEMDTISANEYRLVNVAGIGFDAKISHEFEKMNSRGLITYIKASLKCFRTFKTQEFELKNNSIAKIEKGMMLSFCNSSQFGNNAFIAPKAKIDDGKMNICLLQKPKWYQIPALVMNLFSKKINSSSLFKELIVDQIKIHQKSDLGHVDGEAVIFGNTINLKIDPKSLKIFTQFNS from the coding sequence ATGCATACAATGGATAAAGCTTATAAAACACTCATTATCATTAATCCCGTTTCAGGAACAGGAAAACAAAAACAGATTACCTCTGTTTTAAAAAAATATCTGAACCAAAAAAAATTTAAGGCTGATTACAAACTAACTAAATATGCCGGACATGGATATGAACTGGCCAAAGATGCTGTTAAAAATGGATATAAGGCAATAATAGCAGTTGGCGGAGATGGAACAATAAATGAAATTTCGAGAGCTCTTGCTTTTTCTGCTACTGCATTAGGTATAATCCCTTGTGGATCGGGAAATGGATTGGCTCGTCATCTTGGAATTCCTATGAATCCAAAAAAGGCAATTCAGTGGATAAACAAAGCTAATATCCAGGAAATGGATACAATCTCAGCTAACGAATATAGACTTGTAAATGTTGCAGGTATTGGTTTCGATGCAAAAATTTCTCATGAATTTGAGAAAATGAATTCCAGAGGCTTGATTACTTATATAAAAGCAAGTTTAAAATGTTTCAGAACCTTTAAAACACAGGAGTTTGAGCTTAAAAACAATTCTATTGCAAAAATAGAAAAAGGAATGATGCTGAGTTTTTGTAACTCCTCTCAATTTGGCAATAATGCATTTATTGCTCCAAAAGCAAAAATTGATGACGGGAAAATGAATATTTGTCTTCTGCAAAAACCTAAATGGTACCAAATTCCTGCTTTAGTGATGAATTTATTTTCGAAAAAAATAAATTCATCATCACTTTTTAAAGAACTTATTGTTGATCAAATAAAAATCCATCAAAAATCTGACTTAGGACATGTTGATGGAGAAGCAGTAATCTTTGGAAATACAATTAACTTAAAGATAGATCCAAAAAGTTTGAAAATATTTACCCAATTTAATTCATAA
- the atpC gene encoding ATP synthase F1 subunit epsilon: MHLEIVTPEKKLYSGEVVLVQLPGKDGSFEILKNHAPIVSSLGKGTLKLRSESGEEIFFELNGGVVECQKNVISVLADS; the protein is encoded by the coding sequence ATGCATTTAGAAATTGTAACACCCGAGAAAAAACTTTATTCCGGAGAAGTTGTATTGGTGCAATTACCTGGTAAGGATGGATCTTTCGAGATACTGAAAAATCATGCTCCAATTGTATCATCTCTTGGCAAAGGAACTTTAAAATTAAGATCCGAAAGTGGCGAAGAAATTTTCTTTGAGCTTAATGGAGGTGTTGTTGAATGTCAGAAAAATGTAATCTCTGTATTAGCAGATAGCTAG
- a CDS encoding glycosyltransferase family 39 protein, which produces MNLDSIIDNNRYSHAIILIIACYISFFLFNSEFFVNIMEARNFVTAREMIEKGNWLVPSMNGELRLAKPPLPTWITALFGMWFGMENLTMLRFPAGIMGSLTVFFMYRFTLSLNGNRIKALTNSLILVTSFYILYMSRTGTWDIYCHSFMLAAIWIIHSALKNHTNKNLWIKFSFAGVLLGLSFLSKGPVAFYALLLPFLIAYFAIYQPKQLIQHWKPIVLCLFIFAIISFWWPIYISIAHSQEATAVAKLESGSWMNRHVRPFYYYWNFPIQSGIWTLAIFTSLLFPYALKNFKAKKEYKFALIWTLSSVVLLSLIPEKKDRYLLPVLIPSTLLAGQFFQHLYLVFKDNNSNKIDRALFGINIWTIAIVAFSIPIVTFLMFQQQKLMSIHTFAIFSIFAELIFVVLIICWINKNVRGMLLSMAALMLVIVVFIIPHTGGILNKNPKFKNISNIRNHPEINKYNYYSIGEYDFRIEMVYEIGKEVKEWNLKTQKSLPEKNPFVVISTENPNELFSEAQKKEMSLTIIDHFDNNRQRTGKRRNKEDFKKYVSLITPLDTSKNRISTTKI; this is translated from the coding sequence ATGAATCTAGATTCAATAATAGATAACAATCGATACAGTCATGCTATAATTTTGATTATTGCATGTTACATCTCCTTTTTTCTTTTCAACAGCGAGTTTTTTGTAAATATCATGGAGGCACGAAACTTTGTTACCGCTCGCGAAATGATAGAAAAAGGAAACTGGTTGGTTCCAAGCATGAATGGAGAATTAAGACTGGCCAAACCTCCGCTTCCAACTTGGATAACCGCATTATTTGGCATGTGGTTTGGCATGGAAAACCTGACTATGCTAAGATTTCCGGCAGGAATAATGGGATCGCTAACGGTGTTTTTCATGTATCGGTTTACCCTTAGTTTAAATGGGAACAGAATAAAAGCGCTAACCAACAGCCTTATACTTGTTACAAGCTTTTATATACTTTATATGAGCAGAACAGGAACCTGGGATATTTATTGTCACTCGTTCATGTTAGCTGCTATCTGGATTATTCATAGTGCTTTAAAAAATCATACCAATAAAAATTTATGGATTAAGTTTTCGTTTGCAGGTGTTTTGTTAGGATTATCATTCCTAAGTAAAGGTCCGGTAGCATTTTATGCTCTCTTGCTTCCCTTTCTAATTGCCTATTTTGCGATTTACCAACCAAAACAATTAATACAACACTGGAAACCAATTGTGCTTTGTTTGTTCATTTTTGCGATCATTAGTTTTTGGTGGCCCATTTACATTTCAATAGCTCATAGTCAAGAAGCTACAGCGGTAGCCAAGCTTGAATCTGGTTCATGGATGAACCGACACGTTCGCCCGTTTTACTATTACTGGAACTTTCCCATTCAATCGGGCATATGGACTTTGGCAATATTTACCAGCTTACTGTTTCCTTATGCTCTCAAAAATTTTAAGGCAAAAAAAGAATACAAATTTGCATTGATATGGACACTTTCATCTGTCGTTCTTCTTTCGCTAATTCCAGAAAAAAAAGATCGTTACTTGCTTCCTGTTCTAATTCCAAGTACATTATTAGCCGGACAATTTTTCCAGCACCTGTATTTGGTATTTAAAGACAACAATTCTAATAAAATAGACAGAGCTCTATTTGGAATCAATATCTGGACAATTGCTATTGTAGCTTTTTCTATTCCAATAGTAACCTTTCTTATGTTTCAACAACAAAAACTAATGTCTATTCATACTTTTGCTATCTTCTCTATTTTTGCTGAGCTTATTTTTGTTGTTTTAATAATTTGCTGGATCAACAAAAATGTGAGAGGAATGCTACTTAGCATGGCAGCACTTATGCTTGTGATAGTTGTGTTTATTATTCCGCATACCGGAGGCATCCTTAATAAAAACCCAAAATTTAAGAACATATCCAATATCAGGAATCATCCTGAAATAAACAAGTACAACTATTATAGTATTGGCGAATATGATTTTCGCATAGAAATGGTATATGAAATTGGGAAAGAGGTTAAAGAGTGGAATTTAAAAACTCAAAAAAGTCTTCCTGAAAAAAATCCCTTTGTAGTGATTTCTACTGAAAACCCTAATGAATTATTCTCGGAAGCTCAAAAAAAAGAAATGAGTCTTACCATTATCGATCACTTTGACAACAACAGGCAACGAACGGGAAAAAGAAGAAATAAAGAAGATTTTAAAAAATACGTTAGCCTGATTACACCATTGGATACTTCTAAAAATAGAATCTCAACAACAAAAATATAA
- a CDS encoding glycosyltransferase family 9 protein has translation MPKKFLIIRFSSIGDIIQCMTTVDGILNHYPDAEIHWIARKDMSSFLAMDQRIHKVWGFDREKGFKGLLTQAKQLKKEKFDYVYDAHSNVRSIILKTILTPLWKRCFGIGPKFTMRSKDRIKRILLFKFGIDRFPMPFKGMLSFRKPLEKWGINDYSKVNEDWFFPADLKKKMNLQVFESLKGENNKLVTLVPSAAWKMKRWPVSHWQKLVSLLPDYNFMILAGPDDVFCKEIENEAPDRILNLAGKTNLLESCYLTQKSNLVISGDTGFLHAADKFKVKSLSLMGPTAFGFTTGNHIKTLEVDMKCRPCTKDGSGKCKMKIYQQCMVDITPKWVADEVKMLMES, from the coding sequence ATGCCTAAAAAATTCCTAATCATACGATTTAGTTCCATTGGCGATATCATTCAATGCATGACCACTGTTGATGGTATCCTGAATCATTATCCCGATGCCGAAATACATTGGATAGCTAGAAAAGATATGTCTTCTTTTTTGGCCATGGATCAGCGTATTCATAAAGTGTGGGGATTTGATCGTGAAAAAGGATTTAAGGGCCTATTAACACAGGCAAAGCAGCTTAAAAAGGAAAAGTTCGACTATGTGTACGATGCACATTCAAATGTTCGCTCCATTATTTTAAAAACGATTTTGACACCATTATGGAAACGTTGTTTTGGAATTGGACCAAAATTTACCATGCGTAGCAAAGATCGAATCAAAAGAATATTACTTTTTAAATTCGGAATTGATCGCTTTCCAATGCCTTTCAAAGGAATGCTATCCTTTCGGAAACCATTAGAAAAATGGGGAATTAATGATTATTCAAAAGTGAATGAAGATTGGTTTTTTCCTGCTGACTTAAAGAAGAAAATGAATCTGCAAGTATTTGAAAGCCTAAAAGGGGAGAATAATAAGTTGGTGACTTTGGTGCCATCTGCGGCCTGGAAAATGAAACGATGGCCTGTGTCGCATTGGCAGAAGCTGGTGAGCTTACTTCCCGATTATAATTTTATGATATTGGCTGGCCCTGATGATGTTTTCTGCAAAGAAATTGAAAATGAAGCACCAGATAGAATCTTAAACTTGGCTGGAAAAACGAACCTACTGGAATCCTGTTATCTTACGCAAAAATCTAATTTGGTGATTTCAGGTGATACCGGATTTTTACATGCTGCCGATAAATTTAAAGTTAAATCTTTATCCTTAATGGGACCAACTGCTTTTGGTTTTACTACTGGAAATCATATCAAAACATTGGAAGTTGACATGAAATGTCGCCCTTGCACAAAAGATGGATCCGGAAAATGCAAAATGAAAATTTACCAACAATGCATGGTCGATATTACGCCTAAGTGGGTAGCCGATGAGGTAAAAATGTTAATGGAATCTTAA
- a CDS encoding glycosyltransferase, with amino-acid sequence MIFIETNETADMSDNIFLPKFELTIVVPVYNEEDNLSRVKEEFNSYFSVSPYRSQVLFVNDGSSDSSQLFIEAICKSSDRFQYIQLSKNMGLSAALKAGIDHAKTEYVGYIDSDLQTTPFDFDLLMEYRHDFALVTGVRQNRKDSFVKNMSSKIANGFRRFMTKDTAEDTGCPLKIMKISYAKKIPFFTGMHRFLPALIMLQDGEIKQVPVRHFPRIAGEAKYHLFNRLIGPFKDCFAYRWMKKRYINYKIVNQG; translated from the coding sequence ATGATTTTTATTGAAACAAACGAAACGGCAGATATGAGTGATAACATTTTCCTACCAAAATTTGAACTTACAATTGTAGTTCCAGTTTATAACGAAGAAGATAATCTATCAAGAGTAAAAGAAGAATTCAACTCCTATTTCTCTGTTTCTCCGTATCGTTCACAAGTTTTATTCGTGAACGATGGCTCTTCAGATAGCAGTCAACTATTTATCGAGGCCATTTGTAAAAGCTCCGATCGATTTCAATACATTCAATTGAGCAAAAACATGGGGCTAAGTGCTGCTCTTAAAGCAGGAATCGATCATGCCAAGACCGAATATGTGGGTTATATCGATTCTGATTTACAAACCACTCCTTTCGATTTTGATTTACTGATGGAATACCGACACGATTTTGCATTGGTAACTGGCGTGCGTCAAAACAGGAAAGACAGTTTTGTGAAAAATATGAGTTCTAAAATTGCCAATGGTTTTCGACGATTCATGACCAAAGATACCGCCGAAGATACTGGCTGTCCTTTAAAAATAATGAAAATCAGCTATGCAAAAAAAATTCCGTTTTTTACGGGAATGCATCGTTTTCTTCCTGCACTAATTATGCTTCAGGATGGCGAAATAAAACAAGTACCCGTTCGGCATTTCCCAAGAATCGCAGGAGAAGCAAAATATCACCTCTTTAATCGTTTGATAGGTCCGTTTAAAGATTGTTTTGCCTATCGCTGGATGAAAAAACGTTACATAAATTACAAAATTGTAAATCAAGGATAA
- the atpD gene encoding F0F1 ATP synthase subunit beta, giving the protein MSQNTGKIVQVIGPVIDVSFEKEGSKLPEIYDSLEVVMENGKNLVVECQQHIGENTVRAIAMDSTDGLRRGMDVISTGSPIIMPAGDKIKGRLLNVVGETIDGIGTVEKEGGYPIHRTPPAFDQLRTESEVFFTGIKVIDLIEPYAKGGKIGLFGGAGVGKTVLIQELINNIAIGQDGLSVFAGVGERTREGNDLLREMIESKVIRYGEEFEEDMEKGGWDLSKVDKEALDKSQVSLVFGQMNEPPGARARVALSGLTVAESLRDGDEKSGGRDILFFVDNIFRFTQAGSEVSALLGRMPSAVGYQPTLSTEMGTMQERITSTKRGSITSVQAVYVPADDLTDPAPATTFAHLDATTVLNRKIAELGIYPAVDPLDSTSRILTPDVVGEAHYECAQNVKEILQRYKELQDIIAILGMEELSEEDKLVVHRARRVQRFLSQPFHVAEQFTGLKGCLVSIEDTIKGFNMIMNGEVDKYPEAAFNLVGTIEEAIEKGEKLLAESEA; this is encoded by the coding sequence ATGTCACAAAATACAGGCAAAATAGTACAGGTTATCGGACCTGTAATCGACGTAAGTTTTGAGAAGGAAGGCTCTAAGCTTCCGGAAATTTACGATTCTCTTGAGGTCGTGATGGAAAACGGTAAAAATTTGGTGGTTGAGTGTCAGCAACACATTGGTGAGAATACTGTTCGCGCCATTGCAATGGACTCTACCGACGGATTGCGCCGAGGTATGGATGTAATTTCAACCGGATCCCCCATCATTATGCCTGCCGGCGATAAAATTAAAGGTAGACTTTTGAATGTTGTTGGTGAAACTATTGATGGAATTGGAACTGTAGAGAAAGAAGGAGGATATCCAATTCACAGAACTCCACCTGCATTCGATCAGTTAAGAACAGAATCGGAAGTGTTTTTTACAGGTATTAAAGTAATCGATCTAATTGAGCCTTATGCAAAAGGTGGTAAAATTGGTTTGTTTGGTGGTGCCGGTGTAGGAAAAACAGTACTAATTCAGGAGTTGATTAACAACATTGCAATTGGTCAGGATGGATTGTCGGTTTTTGCCGGTGTAGGTGAACGTACTCGTGAGGGTAACGATTTGCTTCGCGAGATGATTGAATCGAAGGTAATTCGTTACGGAGAGGAGTTTGAAGAAGACATGGAAAAAGGAGGATGGGATCTTTCTAAGGTTGATAAAGAAGCTTTGGACAAATCTCAGGTATCTCTGGTTTTTGGACAGATGAATGAGCCCCCTGGAGCACGTGCTCGTGTGGCATTGTCAGGATTAACAGTAGCAGAAAGTTTACGCGATGGTGATGAAAAATCAGGTGGTCGCGATATTCTTTTCTTCGTTGATAATATTTTCCGTTTTACACAAGCTGGTTCCGAGGTGTCAGCACTTTTAGGTCGTATGCCATCGGCAGTAGGTTACCAGCCAACTCTATCAACCGAAATGGGAACCATGCAGGAGCGTATTACCTCAACAAAACGAGGTTCTATTACATCTGTACAGGCGGTTTATGTTCCTGCAGATGATTTAACTGACCCAGCTCCAGCAACAACTTTTGCTCACTTGGATGCAACAACGGTATTGAATCGTAAGATTGCCGAGTTAGGAATTTATCCTGCGGTTGATCCATTGGATTCAACTTCGCGTATTCTAACTCCCGATGTTGTAGGTGAAGCTCATTATGAATGTGCGCAAAATGTAAAAGAGATTCTTCAGCGTTATAAGGAATTGCAAGATATTATTGCAATTTTGGGTATGGAAGAACTTTCCGAGGAAGATAAGCTGGTTGTACACCGTGCTCGTCGTGTTCAGCGTTTCTTATCTCAGCCTTTCCATGTGGCAGAGCAGTTTACTGGATTAAAAGGATGTTTAGTTTCTATTGAAGATACAATTAAAGGTTTCAATATGATTATGAATGGCGAAGTGGATAAATATCCAGAAGCTGCCTTTAACCTTGTTGGAACTATTGAAGAAGCCATTGAAAAAGGTGAAAAATTATTGGCCGAATCTGAAGCATAA
- a CDS encoding GDP-mannose 4,6-dehydratase, whose product MKVHFNTTEKKTILVTGCAGFIGSHLCEKLLTLDYNVVGIDNFDPFYSIDLKMENMAGFKNNKSFKFYQLDLCQNASLNVINENISLVVHLAGKAGVRPSIEDPQGYIDSNISATRNLLDFMRIKNINKMAFASSSSVYGNNKAVPFTEDQNVDHVISPYAFSKKACEILNHSYHHLYNLDIVNMRFFTVFGPRQRPDLAINKFVKLIHNNEPIPMFGDGSTARDYTFVDDTVDGIVKTCEYLFANHSVFNTINLGNSYPIQLSTMIEVIAKNCAVTPIINQLPMQAGDVEQTYADISKARDLIGYSPKVPFEEGIDIFINWFKNKESAVISAKI is encoded by the coding sequence ATGAAAGTTCATTTTAATACCACAGAGAAAAAAACAATTTTAGTGACAGGATGTGCAGGATTTATAGGTTCTCATTTGTGTGAAAAACTGTTAACTCTAGATTATAATGTTGTAGGTATCGATAATTTTGATCCTTTCTATTCTATTGATTTAAAAATGGAAAATATGGCTGGATTTAAAAACAACAAATCATTTAAATTCTATCAGTTAGACCTGTGTCAAAATGCCAGCTTAAATGTAATAAATGAGAATATTTCATTGGTGGTTCATTTAGCAGGTAAAGCTGGTGTAAGGCCATCTATTGAGGATCCGCAGGGATACATCGATAGTAACATTAGTGCAACCCGCAACCTACTGGATTTTATGAGAATTAAGAATATCAACAAAATGGCCTTTGCCTCATCATCATCGGTATATGGAAACAATAAAGCGGTTCCGTTTACCGAAGATCAGAACGTTGATCATGTTATTTCACCCTATGCTTTTTCGAAAAAAGCATGTGAAATTTTAAATCACTCTTACCACCACCTGTACAATTTAGATATTGTAAACATGAGATTCTTTACGGTATTTGGCCCTCGTCAACGCCCCGATTTGGCTATTAATAAATTTGTAAAACTCATTCATAACAACGAACCGATTCCAATGTTTGGAGACGGTTCAACAGCTCGAGATTATACGTTTGTAGATGATACCGTTGATGGAATTGTAAAAACTTGTGAATACTTGTTTGCAAATCATTCGGTATTTAACACCATTAACCTTGGTAATAGTTATCCTATTCAGCTGAGTACGATGATTGAGGTAATTGCAAAAAATTGTGCTGTTACTCCGATCATTAATCAATTACCAATGCAAGCTGGTGATGTTGAGCAAACATATGCCGATATCTCCAAAGCCAGAGATTTGATTGGCTACAGTCCAAAAGTACCTTTTGAAGAGGGAATAGATATATTTATTAACTGGTTCAAAAATAAAGAGTCAGCAGTAATATCAGCTAAAATTTAG